Genomic window (Ostrea edulis chromosome 9, xbOstEdul1.1, whole genome shotgun sequence):
TTTATAGTTTGTCACAGGACGTTGTTCTGGATTTTATTGTGTGACACATGACGTTGTTCTGGATTTTATAGTTTGTCACAGGACATTGTTCTGGATTTTATTGTATGTCACGAGGACGTTGTTCTGGATTTTATTGTGTGACACAGGACATTGTTCTGGATTTTATAGTATGATACAGGACGTTGTTCTGGATTTTATAGTATGACACAGGACGTTGTTGTGGATTTTATAGTATGATACAGGACGTTGTTCTGGATTTTATAGTATGTCACAGGACATTGTTATGGATTTTATAGTATGATACAGGACGTTGTTCTGGATTTTATAGTATGATACAGGACGTTGTTCTGGATTTTATTGTATGTCACGAGGACGTTGTTCTGGATTTTATAGTATGACATAGGACGCTGTTCTGGATTTTATTGTATGACACAGGACGTTATTCTGGATTTTATAGTATGTCACGGGACATTGTTATGGATTTTATAGTATGATACAGGACGTTGTTCTGGATTTTATAGTATGATACAGGACGTTGTTCTGGATTTTATTGTATGTCACGAGGACGTTGTTCTGGATTTTATAGTATGACACAGGACGCTGTTCTGGATTTTATTGTATAACACAGGACGTTATTCTGGATTTTATAGTTTGTCATTAGGACGTGGTTTTGGATTTTATAGTATGACACAGGACGCTGTTCTGGATTTTATAGTATGACACAGGACGTTGTTCTGGATTTTATAGTGTGACACAGGACGTTGTTCTGGATTTTATTGTATGACACAGGACGTTGTTCTGGATTTTATAGTATGATACAGGACGTTGTTCTGGATTTTATAGTTTGTCATTAGGACGTGGTTTTGGATTTTATAGAATGACACAGGACGTTGTTCTGGATTTTATAGTATGTCACGGGGACGTTGTTCTGGATTTCATAGTATGTCATTAGGACGTGGTTTTGGATTTTATTGTATGACACAGGACGTTATTCTGGATTTCATAGTATGTCATTAGGACGTTGTTCTGGATTTTATAGTATGTCACGAGGACGTTGTTCTGGATTTTATTGTATGACACAGGACTTTATTCTGGATTTCATAGTATGTCATTAGGACGCTGTTCGGGATTTTATTGTATGACACAGGACGTTATTCTGGATTTCATAGTATGTCATTAGGACGTGGTTTTGGATTTTATAGTTTAACACATGGCATTGTTCTGTATGTTTTAAAGGAACATGAGCTATCAACTAGGATGTTGAAACTTTTTAATTCTGAATCCTGATTTAAAATGCtgaaatgagtaaaaaaaagaacaaatataAATCTGAGAGTGAGAAAAAAGCGACCTCCACTAGAATTTAGTAACCGGGGGCGGATGCAGGAATAGCGGTTAGGCGGGACGCAACTtaatgaggcagggggtctgggggccgccttgaggtgaagccccgaaagctcctggattttacagattttttatgTATCCtgtgtagtcatttttactattttctgtcatttttaataagataaaattaataaaatgacgcaaattttaagggtttttggaaaaacaTATGTTCTCccaatgaagaaattattgtttctcTAATCGTAAACACTTTTTAAACAAGAGAGCACAATTTaccttgaatttgaaaattttagggagttaacatataaaatttatccACAATGATTTTCTTCCATACAATAATGCTTCAGCCATTGTTTctatataaataaaagaaattcttaTCTCAAAATTACAACGAAGTTGGCGAGATATATGAATTTTAACATATTAATGGTGATTCTTATGCTGCAAACTGTTTTAGTTATTTTGCTAACAATTGGTAAATACGGCATCTAACGCCCCTCTAAATACGGCATCTAACGCCCCTAAATACGGCATCTAACGCCCCTAAATACGGCATCTAACGCCCCTAAATACGGCATCTAACGCCCCTAAATACGGCATCTAACGCGCCTAAATACGGCATCTAACGCCcctctaagcaatacaaacCCTGTACCTTTGAAAATCTATCAGTTTGGGATATACGTTACGTAAACTCGTTAAATATTTCAGACTTAGGCGGTGGCGTGAAAATTTATTCTCGCAAAAGTTGGGAAGCTAGGGCACCAAAGCAGTTTCAGAGTTTTCAGAAGCCAGCCAGCTTCTTTTTCATCCATCACACTGATGGCAGCTTGTGCTATGAATTCCACTCCTGCGTCACCACGTTAAAAGAGATACAACATTTTCACATGGATACGAGAGGTATTGAATGCATTGACACATGATATTGTTATAGTGATATTGATTGTCAAGGTTGTTTTTAAAAGATGAGTCggcatgataaaaaaaaaaaaccttactACCACAGCCtgggtcaaaatttgtggcacttcacctacaactggtgacgccCCCTTATGAATGAAATACTCTCAAATGGGATGTACAAGAACCAATAGCACAAATTGTATAAATATGCAGTAAATcctgattttaattttatttacatgtatgttgattCTCATGCAATAAGATCACTATCTTCAGGATGGGATGACATTGGATACAGTTTCCTAGTTGGACAGGACGGCAATATTTATGAGGGGCGTGGCTGGGATCACGTTGGTGCGCACACTTTGCATTATAACACAAGTGGATACGCAGCCTCCTTTATGGGAAATTTCATGACACACCCACCAAATGATGCATCGCTTACTGCGGTTAAGAAGTTAATAGACTACGGAATCAGCCAGGGATATATTGCCGCTACATATAAGCTGTATGGACACCGTGACGTGGGAAACACAGCATGCCCAGGCGATGCTCTGTATCCAATCATTCAAACGTGGCCACACTACACTCACACCAAACCCGAGAACAGTCTATTAAAGCTAACGTGAATTATTCCGTACAGTGTTTGACTTTCTGTTCGCGTTACATTGTTAGTCATGTGGCAAGAAAATGCGTATTACAGATTTTATTAAATATGTTTCGTCTGTTGATGCAAGTATTCTCCTGTATAGATAATTTCAAAATCGCTtcttaaacattttacattataATCCGAGAGTTAGAATACCGAATAACCCGTGACCTAGTTGGCATATTCCTTTTCTATATTTTCAAAGAGCGATAtgcaaaaggtgaagataacaaacaatgattaatctcgtaactcctataaaggatAAAActtgagagttgggcaaacacagacccctgaatataccaggtgggatcaggtgcctaggatccACAGTTGATCGATAAAACCTGCTGTGACCTTTATATTGATCATGTAAATGGAGTTATTCGGAGTCAAAATCAGGAAGTAAAGAACACATTATAAAGGTGCGATTCGCACCAGGCAGCACTCGACTGAATGACGtgttgtattttcaaataagatcattataactaccatatgatttgcgaaatgctgactttaaattcAATATCCTGTAGCATAATCTTATTTTTCAGGAGCCTGTCTCGGTTTAAAACTTGATAGTGCGCAGAACATGCTCTGGTGTATTGAATCAGTAGAGAGAcataattatatgataatggaatacaaTGTTTTGCTTTATATAAATccgggaagttgacgatggagaagctgaactcatCCCTTTTGTCATAAAATTTTATCGCATGGCGTTaatatctatgttcaataaaacatccGAATATGAAGCAGATGCGGAAGACTATGGCaccttttattttgagttcactgggatatatcgaatcgaaatatgaataaaaatgattattattGATAGATATAACGTCGTCAATGTATTTAAATGTCGCGTTGAAAACAGCAAGAGCTTTCTTTTTCTCAtagtagaagcttttgaataaattctgccgcacaagaatacaaaatcaggTCAGCTAGTAACGAAACACAATTTGTgcctatgggaattccaacatactttTGGGATCTCGAAAGACTACCCAGGTATTGCCAATGAGGAACCACAACAGATTTTAAATATAAACTACAAAGTACTTGCGCGAGAATCATAATGGTGTCTCACGAAGTAATTTCTGGGACAAGATTTCCGAGGTACACTTTTCTTGTTTGCAAAGTACTTAAGAGTAATTAATCTTTATActgtttattttaaaagttctttagatttgTTAAGAATTCATATTTGACTGGCGCATATGTTATGACACAATACGTCAGAAGTGTCTCCTTCAGCGcagttaacattttcgtgagggtttggtagaacatttaatGGATCTTGAGAAGTATCTTTCCTTGCAAGGGTTTTTATGGAGGGTTGGAATCCAGTATAATTACGGTAATTCAAATTCTTTTGTCCCATTGGCTGAGATACTAAGtatgtttaaaactgaaacgtgattttgaagaatttcgtatTTTGAAGTCAAGCGCCCAGTATTAGACCTGAGAGTCAAGCGCCCGGTATTGGAAATGAGAGTCAAGTGCCCGGTATTGGAAATGAGAGTTAAGCGCCCGGGTATTAGAAGTGATATTCCAACGCCCGACATTAGAGGAGAGAGTCAAGCGTGTTTTGAATATGACATTTTAAATGGAGACCCCGTGTCACTGTAGCCGTTGGCGTAATACTGAAGCCTCACTACTACGGCCCTGAGGGCCATTCAcaagtcaaaatttgtggcactttacCTAAAGCTGCTGACATATGTGCATGAGTCAAAACTAATCGAATTAGACACAAAACAATATGTAAAGAGGTTTCTCTAATTCTTGTTTCTGATTTGTAAAGCGTATCACCGGCACTGAAAAACTTGATTTAATTTTCTACCTTTATTGTATTGTTGAAAGATAAGGTAAAGCCACGAATTAACACAATACATAATGTTCTCAAATACatacagaaaaaaaagaaaaaagaaaaatggtaccaaaaatatctacatatttatcaaaattttaggaatatgatttttttttacacaaacaTTTAATTATGATGTCATTCATAAGGGTCAGTTACATTTCCCTCAAAACAACATGCATGAGAACGTAGAATGTGTATACAATGCTTATACCATCAGAATATTCTGTGGTTAAAATAAGATCACATGATAGGGCCAAATTATCACCATGGTATTCATAGTCACGTGGACACATATATGTACCGATCTAAGCTAAATGAAGCTGTGAAGAAGCAACATTAAGGTACACACATCCCTATGTTCTGTCTGGTCAACATTAAGTTACACGAATCCCTATGTTCTGTCTGGTCAACATGTACACCTGTAGCCACAGTGTATAAATGGTTCAACTACTTTTGTATCACTCCTGGTGGAAAAGCTGATTTACAAATACTACATGATAAAATTAAGTTTTTTTTCACAGCAGACACAGGGTCTAATTTGTTGTTATCTTGCGCCTGGTGGGAGTACCTCTGGTGGGAGTACCTCTGGCGGGAGTACCTCTGGTGGGAGTACCTCTGGTGGGAGTACCTCTGGCGGGAGTACCTCTGGTGGAAGTACCTCTGGTGGGAGTACCTCTGGCGGGAGTACCTCTGGTGGAAGTACCTCTGGTGGGAGTACCTCTGGTGGAAGTACCTCTGGCGGGAGTACCTCTGGTGGGAGTACTTCTGCTGGGAGTACCTCTGGTGGGAGTACCTCTGGAGTATGGATAACCTGGCGGGAGTACCTCTGGATTAAGGATTACATTctaaagaaaataaacaaaacttcATTATTTCTCATCTAAAAGTATTAAATTTCCtgaataatgaaatacatacaGGCGACACCAGCGTTTTTGTATCAATGGTACTCGTATTTTACAAGGGTTATTTACATGTACGAATGTAGTGAATGTAGTATTTCAATATTCCAATGTGAATAATCATGTTCAGTACTTGCTAAATTATTATACTCAAGTACGgctttaattttttattaaatctataaaatataattgcatattttattataattgaTTTTATAATAAAAGCATCATGATAGAATAAAATTTTGCtgtatttttgtatcatatacaattacatgtacatgtattatgcaaTTTACCAAATTGTTCAGCAAAGGTACCACAATATGTATTTTCCCACTCAGATCACAAGATATACGTCTTATCTTCATAAACCTGTAGTAACGTCGGTGATATATTTATGTGGGGACATGTTATTGATAAGACTTTATGTGCAGGACAACAATGCTTGTCAACGCGATTTTTTCGGTTATTTCAGTTTTACCATATGTAACTGGTAAGTACATGCCTTGATTatataggagagagagagagagagagagagagagagagagagagctctAGAGCTCTATGTCCTGtcataaatatattataatagTACTGCTTTTTCAATATTGGTGTATATATCACAAAAGcgagaaaataaaattttcttgaaagaaaaactatctACACCTGTAGAATTCGTTAGAGCaatacataaatgaaaatacttaataTGTACTTTGCAGGAAGTGACGCACCTTGTCACAATATCGGTGGCGCATGTCAAGATGACCACCTGCATTGTACAGGAAGTTACGTAACTGGATTGTGTTCAGGAGATACCCATCGTCGATGTTGCACACCAAGTAATGAATatgcaatgtttttaaaatcagaatcTGTTAAAATAGCGTGTAAGGGCTAGTTCAGCTTAGTAACAAATGTTAAAATACACAGATTTCATACATTTTAGCCATCGACATCGGAGGTTGCAGTGATGTAAAGATTTACTCTCGTGATAGCTGGGGGGCTCGACCTCCAAAATCCTTTACAACGTTTCATACTCCGGCCAGACTATTCTTTATTCACCATACCGCAGGGCATGGGTGTCATGACTTCAACAGCTGTGCACAGACTCTAAGAGGAATTCAAAACTATCATATGGACACGAGAGGTTGATATAACACCTGTCTGGTAGATGTTTCTGAAATCTTCTGGGATTTCTACTCTTAAAGTTCTGCTATTATATTAAATGTCTTTACAGGCTGGAGTGATATCGGGTATAGCTTTTTGGTTGGTCAGGACGGCAATATTTACGAGGGCCGTGGCTGGCATCACGTGGGTGCGCACACGCAGGGATATAACAGCAGAGGATTCGCCGCCTCATTCATGGGAAACTACATGACTCATTTACCGAACGCAGCATCTCTTAATGCGGTAAAACGCCTGATCGAATGTGGTATTCAGAAAGGATTCATCGCCCATGATTACCATCTTTATGGACATCGTGACGTAGGTAGCACGGAGTGCCCCGGGGACCTTCTGTATCAGGAGATTCAGTCCTGGCCCCACTACAGTCATACACACCCATAGAGGGAataaataatgacaaaaattattACTTTTCTGTTTTGTGTAAAGGAGGTGTATTGATTAAGTTTTCCCAAGGCGATAAATACTGCAGATATATCTTTTTAGAAATAGCACACTATCATATAATTCTGTGtgtatgaaatgtgaagataacgaacagtgataaatctcacaactcctgtaagcaatacaaaatagatagctgggcaaaacacggacccctggatatacagaGGTGTATGTATTATCATACTAAATTTATTTTGCGTGTATTACAAAATGAAAGCGATGCGAGAAAAGACTGGTATTTTGTACAGTGCAGAGAAGGCGACCTTATATCGAGATAAATTTTGACGGGAAGGATACTCGGTGATTTTTCTGGTCAACATTCTGTATTGCACCATGTTTATTGTACTGATTAGAGTGCTAGTTCTATACTTCCAGCTTCAGGTATATATCGATATATATTTTCTACTTTTTCATGCAATATTTCATCTGAAACTTTTATTTCTGAATCTCGGATAaacataatacaaaatattgaagTTTTTCCTCCAAAGTTATTGTGATCTTCCATGTACTGTGTACTACACCCGTGTCGTTTCTATTTATATCTACAGGAAGTGACGCACCTTGTCTCAATATCGGTGGTACCTGTCGAGATGACAATCTATATTGTTCCGGAATTTACGTATCGGGGTTATGTTCCGGGGGAGCCAATAGACGATGTTGTTCAGGTATCATAAGGACTTTATGATATTGTTATTCAGTGCACCATATTTACCGCATGGTTTTGTGTACATTCAGTAGTTTAAATAACGCCTGCTTTTGGTGAATTTCACACAGCTTCTTCGTTTTTCTTCTTTGCTGGCGTTGGTGCTAGGAAAATTACTCCGTGGCTAATATTTGGATATCCATTTTGACAGGCATGTTTATCAATCAATCTTGCCTACGCGGG
Coding sequences:
- the LOC130050432 gene encoding peptidoglycan-recognition protein SC2-like isoform X2, which produces MLGGACQNDHKTFEEYYDLGGGVKIYSRKSWEARAPKQFQSFQKPASFFFIHHTDGSLCYEFHSCVTTLKEIQHFHMDTRGWDDIGYSFLVGQDGNIYEGRGWDHVGAHTLHYNTSGYAASFMGNFMTHPPNDASLTAVKKLIDYGISQGYIAATYKLYGHRDVGNTACPGDALYPIIQTWPHYTHTKPENSLLKLT
- the LOC130050432 gene encoding peptidoglycan-recognition protein SC2-like isoform X1; its protein translation is MYPSIMCFSSLLLIFLRRRPYVMLGGACQNDHKTFEEYYDLGGGVKIYSRKSWEARAPKQFQSFQKPASFFFIHHTDGSLCYEFHSCVTTLKEIQHFHMDTRGWDDIGYSFLVGQDGNIYEGRGWDHVGAHTLHYNTSGYAASFMGNFMTHPPNDASLTAVKKLIDYGISQGYIAATYKLYGHRDVGNTACPGDALYPIIQTWPHYTHTKPENSLLKLT
- the LOC130050431 gene encoding peptidoglycan-recognition protein SC2-like, which encodes MCRTTMLVNAIFSVISVLPYVTGSDAPCHNIGGACQDDHLHCTGSYVTGLCSGDTHRRCCTPTIDIGGCSDVKIYSRDSWGARPPKSFTTFHTPARLFFIHHTAGHGCHDFNSCAQTLRGIQNYHMDTRGWSDIGYSFLVGQDGNIYEGRGWHHVGAHTQGYNSRGFAASFMGNYMTHLPNAASLNAVKRLIECGIQKGFIAHDYHLYGHRDVGSTECPGDLLYQEIQSWPHYSHTHP